The following proteins come from a genomic window of Aptenodytes patagonicus chromosome W, bAptPat1.pri.cur, whole genome shotgun sequence:
- the LOC143172208 gene encoding LOW QUALITY PROTEIN: carbonic anhydrase 9-like (The sequence of the model RefSeq protein was modified relative to this genomic sequence to represent the inferred CDS: deleted 2 bases in 1 codon; substituted 1 base at 1 genomic stop codon): MDCNPNGIDQEHWGVDYPGCVGTMQSPIDINTARTIFSPQLRPIQLSGYSLPANEKFKLRNSGHTVVLELPESLAITGGYAQQYQAVQLHLYWGSLLGPGSEHTVNGCRFAVKIHVVNYNTKYDSFKEAMVHPDGLAILGAFLEVNPYYQEILEHLYKIQKEGKEVLVPGLNIAGLLPANLKLYFHYNGSLTTPSCYQMVKWMVFNQTVLLTHDQMSVLVTSLRNNNSKPLQNNFQLVQDLHGXQVLASFQTTLLLAKQLSSGSDGSKAAGR, translated from the exons accaggagcactggggtgtGGACTACCCGGGCTGTGTGGGCACCATGCAGTCGCCCATCGACATCAACACGGCCAGGACCATCTTCAGCCCCCAGCTGCGGCCGATCCAGCTCTCTGGCTACAGCCTGCCTGCCAATGAGAAGTTCAAGCTGAGGAACAGTGGGCACACAG TTGTCCTTGAGCTGCCTGAGTCACTGGCCATCACCGGTGGCTATGCCCAGCAGTACCAAGCCGTGCAGCTGCACCTGTACTGGGGCTCCCTGTTGGGACCTGGCTCGGAGCACACTGTCAACGGGTGCCGCTTTGCTGTGAAG ATCCATGTGGTCAACTACAACACC AAGTATGACAGCTTTAAGGAGGCAATGGTCCACCCGGATGGCCTGGCCATACTGGGAGCCTTCCTGGAAGTGA ATCCATACTATCAGGAAATACTTGAGCATCTGTACAAAATCCAAAAAGAAGGTAAG GAAGTCTTGGTGCCTGGATTAAACATCGCAGGCCTGCTGCCTGCCAACCTGAAACTCTACTTCCACTACAATGGCTCTCTGACCACCCCTTCCTGCTACCAGATGGTGAAGTGGATGGTCTTCAACCAGACCGTGCTGCTCACTCATGACCAG ATGTCAGTGCTAGTGACAAGCCTGAGGAACAACAACAGCAAACCTCTGCAGAACAATTTCCAGCTGGTGCAGGACCTGCATGGGTGACAGGTGCTGGCAAGTTTCCAGACCACCCTCCTTTTGGCGAAGCAGCTGTCTTCTG GTAGCGATGGCTCAAAAGCAGCAGGTAGGTGA
- the LOC143171924 gene encoding gamma-secretase subunit Aph-1b-like isoform X1 → MTLAIFFGCTFIAFGPALGLFLFTIARDPLRIIILIAGAFFWLVSLLLSSLIWFIAVKASNPLDEPLQKGLLIFGVMFSVLLQEAFRFLYYKLLRKAIEGLVALSEDGCSPISIQQMAYVAGVGFGLMSGAFSMINLLADTLGPGTVGIHGDSQLYFLTSAFMTMVLIFLHTFWGILFFHGCEHQHWWEITAVIVMHLAVSGSTFCNPLYMGSLVPSYLLMATAATWAYLLSGGSAQNLQRFLLCLRSGASPQLES, encoded by the exons ATGACGCTCGCCATCTTCTTCGGATGCACCTTCATCGCCTTCGGGCCGGCGCTCGGCCTCTTCCTCTTCACCATCGCCCGCGACCCGCTCCGCATCATCATCCTTATCGCTGG GGCTTTCTTCTGGCTGGTGTcgctgctgctctcctccctcaTCTGGTTTATTGCCGTTAAAGCCAGCAACCCCCTGGATGAGCCGTTGCAGAAGGGGCTCTTGATATTTGGGGTgatgttttctgtgctgctgcaggaggccTTCCGCTTCCTCTACTACAAGCTCCTCAG GAAGGCCATTGAGGGGCTGGTGGCCCTCAGCGAGGATGGCTGCTCCCCCATTTCCATCCAGCAAATGGCATACG TGGCTGGCGTGGGCTTTGGGCTCATGAGCGGTGCTTTCTCCATGATCAATCTCCTGGCAGACACGTTAGGGCCCGGCACTGTGGGCATCCACGGGGACTCGCAGCTCTACTTCCTGACCTCAG CCTTTATGACCATGGTGCTGATTTTCCTTCACACCTTCTGGGGGATCCTCTTCTTCCACGGCTGTGAGCACCAGCACTGGTGGGAGATCACAGCTGTCATCGTCATGCACCTTGCTGTTTCGGGGTCG ACGTTTTGCAACCCCCTGTACATGGGCAGCCTGGTGCCCTCCTACCTGCTGATGGCCACCGCCGCCACTTGGGCTTACCTGCTCTCAGGGGGCTCTGCCCAGAACCTGCAGCGCTTCCTGCTCT GTCTACGGAGCGGAGCCAGCCCTCAGCTGGAATCCTGA
- the LOC143171924 gene encoding gamma-secretase subunit Aph-1b-like isoform X2, with the protein MTLAIFFGCTFIAFGPALGLFLFTIARDPLRIIILIAGAFFWLVSLLLSSLIWFIAVKASNPLDEPLQKGLLIFGVMFSVLLQEAFRFLYYKLLRKAIEGLVALSEDGCSPISIQQMAYVAGVGFGLMSGAFSMINLLADTLGPGTVGIHGDSQLYFLTSDVLQPPVHGQPGALLPADGHRRHLGLPALRGLCPEPAALPALSTERSQPSAGILRPRGMFLSPATPALPSVLAARTAIIFSAISFLLDW; encoded by the exons ATGACGCTCGCCATCTTCTTCGGATGCACCTTCATCGCCTTCGGGCCGGCGCTCGGCCTCTTCCTCTTCACCATCGCCCGCGACCCGCTCCGCATCATCATCCTTATCGCTGG GGCTTTCTTCTGGCTGGTGTcgctgctgctctcctccctcaTCTGGTTTATTGCCGTTAAAGCCAGCAACCCCCTGGATGAGCCGTTGCAGAAGGGGCTCTTGATATTTGGGGTgatgttttctgtgctgctgcaggaggccTTCCGCTTCCTCTACTACAAGCTCCTCAG GAAGGCCATTGAGGGGCTGGTGGCCCTCAGCGAGGATGGCTGCTCCCCCATTTCCATCCAGCAAATGGCATACG TGGCTGGCGTGGGCTTTGGGCTCATGAGCGGTGCTTTCTCCATGATCAATCTCCTGGCAGACACGTTAGGGCCCGGCACTGTGGGCATCCACGGGGACTCGCAGCTCTACTTCCTGACCTCAG ACGTTTTGCAACCCCCTGTACATGGGCAGCCTGGTGCCCTCCTACCTGCTGATGGCCACCGCCGCCACTTGGGCTTACCTGCTCTCAGGGGGCTCTGCCCAGAACCTGCAGCGCTTCCTGCTCT GTCTACGGAGCGGAGCCAGCCCTCAGCTGGAATCCTGAGGCCCCGTGGGATGTTCCTGTCCCCAGccacccctgctctcccctccgtCCTGGCAGCAAGAACAGCCATCATCTTCTCTGCAATATCTTTTCTCCTGGACTGGTGA